The sequence below is a genomic window from Amia ocellicauda isolate fAmiCal2 chromosome 6, fAmiCal2.hap1, whole genome shotgun sequence.
catattataaattataaatacaatatcaataagagtattgcacgaaaaaaactacattacagaaaccttagtgcaatatgcataacaATATAGCATTGTTCTacagccttgcctttcttgcagcaaacaagtgacataaaacgaattataaataagtggatggttcgtgcagcacacttgaaagaaaaagtgtatttctcaaAATTGTGTTAGGTTCTTCCCCAGACACCTGAATAGTCTTTCCAATATTCCCTAATGAATTTAAGGTAAAAGTCATTGACATTAACTCTAGCTAGACGCTGCTCCAACGGTAACTGTGCAATTAGATAAACTATTAATTCATCACATCACCTCACCTGTGTCCTTATCCCGTTTTTCCTCCTCTTCtattcttgtttttcttccctGGGCACCAGAGGTCTTTGGTCTTTTGGATAACTGAACTCGCCCCCCCACAATCAGGTAAGTCTAACTCTGAGAGCGGGGGGGTGGGCGATTGATTAATTATGAGTTGTATTTAAACACACATTGTACCCCAAGCATAATCTGTAAATGTTAcaatgttagagagagagagagagagagagagagagagagagagagagagagagagagagagagagagattcagaTGCATTTGTTTAGGCTATATGCAATGTGATGCTCTGGCTGTGTCCCAGACCCAgacctttctctttctttccatTCTCGTTTTCTTTGGATCTTTAGCCAGGAGATCAAAAACGGCAtacgtttgtgtttgtgtttgtgtttattttcctgtGATGTAAATCAGTATTTGCAGTATTAAGCGGTATCTGAGTTTCTTTTTACTGAAAACTTGAGATCATCTTGAGAATACTGGAATGCTGTGAGGAAATTTTACTTTCGGTATCAGCACTAATGCCTGTAAATGTGACTCACTAATGGGGAAGTACAACCTACTTAAATATACTCTTATCTTCCCACAGTGTGCATTGACAGATTTAGCTGGGCAAGGGTAACAAGCAGGCAGGtagaaaacagaaagaaagcaaaaagGACCTGCAGCTAtggattgtattattttatttttcattggtaTGGTCTGCATACTATCAAAGGGTAAGAATGAAATTATATGTTTTCATTCATACATTCtatttttgtagctaatgtatGTATCTACGAGAAtatgtaattttgtattataaaaCATGGGTTTATTTGACATGGGGGGTATTTAACATGggtttatttaaaatggtgggtggggggtggaaAGTGTTTTCATCTTGCGCTATTTcatattataatttaataatgaTAGTATCAGAACTGTTGTCCACTGGAAATGGGCAATTTGGACTTGGACTTTGAAGACAACTTGTCAAGGTTCTGACACGGAGGGTTTTTCACTGCTGGATTGTGAtgttccttttgttttcttcgTAGGGTGTTTGTCAGCCAATGTAGTGGCAACTGGGGACTCTAAAGTGGCTTTAAATGGAACCGCATCTTTCTCCTGCACTCTCCCGGAGGCGGATGGAGTATTACAAGTCACCTGGCAGAAGATGTATGCAGACAAGTCCATAGAGAGCGTGGCGACCTACAGTAAACGATTTGGAGCCAAAGTCCTGTCCCCCTATCAAGACAGAATTAATTTCACCAAATCAGACCTGAACACGTCATCAATAACCATTCAGAATGTCCGATTCGAAGATGCGGCTATCTACATCTGTTCCTTTAATGCCTACCCAGAAGGGTCCACAAGAGGGCAATTATCTCTTAGCGTGTATGGTaagtgttttgaaaaataatcattagtatcacattataataaaatgcagaataaacttgaacaagaacttgtgatTCACTTTCTGACAGCATCTTCTGATATATATAGTATAAgtatattatgaatattatagataatatatatatatatatatatacagttctgtaaaaaaaaaataagagaccactccaagttcagaaaacaatgttaagtggtctcttaattttttccagaggtgtatatattatacaatgtttattaatatatacagctctggaaaaaaataagagaccacttaacattgatttctgaacttggagtggtctcttatttttttacagaactGTATATTGCACGATTTCTACACAAATCTTATCTCTTAGGCTGTATATATAGCGCACTTTAAGTCTTAGGCACATACTGCTTTTCAGATAAGGCTActcagatttatatatatataatgcatgatTGAGAATCCATGTGACTGAGCATCAACACTCCTGTACTTTTCATGAGACAAACATTACATGAGTAATgtggtaaaaaaaagaaaagaagtgaAACCGAAAATAGTTTCACTGTCGGAAATTCCTGTCATCTGACTACTGTGCTGTACAGTTCGGTGTTCATTTCATCTCTCTTGTTCACAGGCATATCTGAAGTGACAGCTGTAACGCACCATGTGCCGAGCGTCGGGACTTCTTCGCAAAAGGTTGTTGTCATCTGCGCAGCCACGGGTTTGCCAGCCCCGCAGGTGAAATGGAGCAGCACAGCAGGCGCAGTGCTTACAGGACAGGAAAGGGTGCAGAGAGTGAACGGGATCTACACTGTGACCAGCAACCTCACCGTGGACACCTCCGAACTGGCAGACAAATATGTGGACTGTGTGGTCAGCAACTCCGACCTGAAAGAGCCCATTTCCCAGCGCGTCAGCCTGGAGCAAATGGCAAGAACAACACCTGAGCGTAAGTGTCTGCACCTCTGTTCACGCAAATTAAGATGCGTCTTCAGGTTTGATGATGATTTCCAAAATAACATTAGTAGGCCCATATCGTTTACAGCTGTACATCAGTATTTCACTAAACTCAGTAATATGTACATAAATTAATACTAtatctaattaaataaatgtccaaATATCATggcattataatatatattatatataggcAATATAGTAATCAAAGCTTTATAAGTGTCCTTATTGTTCCCATATTATTtgtatctgtattattattattaatattaaattgtttacattttaagtGTTATTAGGTTATGAATTTAGTTATGAGTTGCTATGTTGTTATGCTCCACATACGTTTCTATGGAAATGTATTCCCTACGGGTATTACCAGGTTGGGATAGCTACCAGGAAACAATTCTTGATGGGGCTTTTTCATATTCCTTTGAAAGCACCTATCGTGACACCTCTTTTCACCAATTTGGTTGTGTCTTGAggttaaattataataaaaacaagcttTGGTGCTTTCCAAGACTTCAGCTTTCATAATTAAAAAGCTTGATTTAATAGGTTGTAttgtatcaaaataaaaacaaatgtgcaacAAGGGGAAGTCTTTTGATTCTACAGAGATTCAGAAGTGGAAGTAAAGTGTGTACTCTGGTACTTTCCATTTAAGAAAGATTTGTTTATGATTGGATAGTGGTTATCTAAGTATTCACTCAGGTTAAGGGCTTTTCATGAAGTTTTGAACGCAATTCTTTATTTACAGTATAGCACTGGCTTTTACAAGGGGGGGGATTGCAAAGGAATTTCAGTCATCTTTGTCTGTGAGACTTTCGGACTTACATGTGGTGTTTCTTCTGAACACAAAAATAATCCTTTGTGAGGACAAAGTGGTAGTCAATGCATGATTGAGCAACAGCGgtggaaaataaaaacctgGTGGAAAATCACTTCTTTCTTACATCAATGAGAAACTAAcatatttatgattattttacaGCCACAGAACCCTCATCGAAGGACTCATCTTTTTCTATCATGGCTGTCTCTATTGGGGTGGTCATACTGGTCACGGTTGCCATCTGTCTTCTGCTTTGGATCAAAAAGAAACACAGAGGTACGTTATATTTCAGACACTCAGCCATTGCCCTATTATGAGTTTCTGTGGTTTACAGTACTGTATCTGTGTATTTGTGGAGTGGAGTCATACACCTATCCTAATATGTAGTATTGCATCAACAGTTGGTTATATAACACCATCACGTGACTTATTTTGCCACTGTTAATAACACAGCTGGTCCACCGTTGTAGTCTTTTACAGATGGAAACAATAATTTACTCAATACTATTTCTCTTACCTGCAATATAAAGAGCACCATTCATATACTAAGCCATTTGTATTCCTATTAGATGTGACACATGAGGCACATTTTCTTTCCTGTATTTGAGACATAGTTCCTAACTCCTAGCACACTTGCTTGACAGTGACAGTGGTAATAAACCCCCAAACACCCCCAGTGTGTAATGACTCATATGAATATTTTCTTTACCAGGTGGGATCTGGAAACAAAAGCTCAATCCCGAAGAAGACATGATCATTCATGAGAATATCTGTAATGCTTAAGATGTcgttcttcttctttttctctaAAGATGCATGTACAGAATTAAGAAACAGGACTGGGACGATTGGGGAGAGctgctgttttgttgtgtgCTCACATGAAACAGAAGCACAACATCAAAACAGTATTCTATGATCTGAGTGGATGCCTTTGCTATAAGCGGTCAGAGGCTATTAACCatgggagaaaaacaacaacattaaaacaaactcgCTTTGAGCAAACACTCCAAACATCTTTGCCACTGAACAAACATTGTCTGCGCTCCGGTACAATACACTTTGGGACTGGATTCCTCTTGCAGCAAGCTGTGATGTCAAGTACCTTCAGGACACAACTTCTCCAAACAGTTCGGTTGCCGCAGCGCTTTAATGgttaaaatttgtttttgtttgctttttcatgaAGCTACAGATACGTTTCATAattatgaatgtgttttttagttgtttttttcggTTACAATTTACTTGTTTCTgacataaagaaaaaaaagtatcctACAAGCATTTTCTTTTGGGTCATTTCCCCCCCCATTGGAATCAACATATTGTGTTCGTTATCTTCCCATACACATGTATGTGggtttacattaaaaaagtgtCCATAAAGCTGGTTCAGGGGAATATTTGTGTCTTTAAATTCAGAATGTAGCAAAGGATTGGGGTTGGTCTGGGGCAGTATCATTGTTTAAGCTGTGAATAAGCTAGAGGTCCAAACCAGGATAAATATCTGTAGGGAACATAGCTACATTTGAATGTGTTCTGTCTATATACAAGTATAGTAGACGGAGATACTGAGCATATAtctaaactgcactgtgtttaCATTCTACCTCTTTTTCTATTTGAAGATTGTCTACATCTTGTACTGTTgcacttttatttgtatgtgtatttgaaatatgtaattaatgtgGGACACAAATGTGCTTGCTGCTTGCAATACGTGAATTCATAACATTATGAGGTATCTTTTAAACAAGTTGGAATTAGAAGAGCTGGATAAAAAAGAAACTGTAATTACCAATATTCTGTATGTGTGCAATACTCGATATGTGAACAAGTGAATATTAACATGAATATATACAGCTGATATAAAATTAtgcatctgctttttgtaaCCCTTGGTTTCGGTATTAAAACAGTTTCTTCTGTGGATTACCCTTGCTTACACTAACCTTGGCAATATATGCATTTTTCTGTCAATTATTTATAGTAACTCTAGGCTTTTCTCTGACCTGGTATAATGATATACACCTTTATGTATTGCACTATATTGATATGTGTCCCTTATGACTATCAGTCCCAATTTCATATTTGTTGActatcttttcttctttttattttgtttttgtaatgttaacCTGTTCAGAAATGTAAACTTTTTCAATTTGCactgttttgtattaaataatttatttttattttaaatgcactttttCTGTACAATAACTtcaaaagtattaaaatatataaatacattaactgatggacttttttcccccttaaatgctttaataaatttatcaaatgcattttgtaTATAAGTTTATGATTAACCAAGTAAAACATAACCCATACAGACACTATATCCATTGTGCACAGTATGTAAAACAGTCACATTATCTCCAAATTCATTTTCACTTTGAAACGGTTCGGTTTGAAATAGCTTTATTctttatacaataaataaatatcagtttCTCTTCAGCATAATTTGGAAAAAATCTACACATTCTTAACATATTTTTGATGGGTCAAGGCTTGGGAAACATTTTCAGGATGTtaacaaaaacttttttttcctgaaaatcTACTGTTctcttttttcatttcatttgaatTTCTATTGTTTCAGCTACAGAACATGATTGCATTCTGCCTCAGTGTTAAACAGAACAAATAATGCCTCACAGGTATATGTAGCTTCTGGTAAATATTGAATCTTCCATTTTCTAAATTTATACATTTCATAATTGATTTGCTGTTAAGGCTTAAGACAAAGTAGAACTATTATATCCAGGAGGGGATTTATTGGGAAGTTCTACAGGACAGTATATGGAGAACtgggtcatttaaatacatagaaATATTACACatgcagaagaagaagaaaatgctgtatgtaAATATCATCTGCTTTGAATAAGGACTTCTctataacattttcatttctcaTTCTCATTGCCTTTGTTATTTGTTGATTGTTATGTTACCAGACTATTTTAACATCCATATGTATAGGTAGTTCTTCATCTGTTTCTTGATGAATAAATGTTGTTAAAGAAACTTTGAATGCATTATGAATTATTTACAGCTCACAAGAAAGGACACTTTTAATgggatatagatatatatgtatgtgtatgtgtactgtACAGTATGATTGTGTAAATACAATACTTAGTAACATGATGTTCAGTATACTGACTATTAAGCTGTTAGCAACTAAAGTTTAAGCGCAACATCTGTAATAAGTGAATTGTTCACAACTAAGATTTTGTAACttaaattttgttttgttaacatGCATTTTTGCCAAGCTGTTGGATGGTTTTTCATAGATATAAATGTGCTTGGTTTTTACTTCCTTGCTGAAATGTCAAGCTTCTGCAATCATGAACTTAGCTTGCAgaaatagatgtatatattttatgctTTCAGTAGTAATATTAGTCAATGGCCTCCATGTAAAGTCATGTATCAGATTTGAACTTGTGCTTGTGACTAGTAAGGCAATTGAGTAACTCTTTCAAATAAGGAGATGTGATAAATACATGACTATCACAAGATTAATGCATCAATACCTAGTGAATAAATGCAAATGACAGCTGAGTGTGTCAACCAAACAGTACATCATGCTGGGCTGCACGGTGCTGCTACTGAACGGACTCCTGTATTTACCAGCTACTGGGGGGCCTAACCTGATCTCTTCAGAACTGACAGTGGCTTCAGGTTCAGGTGAGGATCAATACATGAAGACGCTGTTTAACTGTTATTGCTGCCTTGGTCTTAACCAAGACGCCCATTAGTAAATGACAAACATGTCTCCAGATAGAAACATTCTGTTTGCTGGATGCTTGGAAAGCTGCCATCAAGTATCAGGTTTGGAATTTGGAGTAGCCAttaatatctttattttttaattatgtttgtcTTAAGCAGAATTGAGTTGTAGATTAAAGACAATTGGCTCTTGAGtttctttaataaaatgtgaaatgacAAGAGAAGTAGTTTTTATGCTTTTGACAACTGTTTACACTAGCATGTAGGAGAATATGACCCATGCCATTGAGAATGTAGCATTTCTCACAACCCCATTCAACCCCCTTGGTTAAAGAAAGGGACTGTTCCAAACTTGTTCCAGACTAAAGTGAAGCATCgaaaatgaaattgaaaaataGAAATTCGCTAGAGATTTATTCAAAGTCTGAATCCATCTCTGGGGTTAGGTAAAAAAGAGTTATTTCTAAAGATGTGGATTTCTACTTTATAAATTTCATCCAATAAGAATAAGCCagagaaaatgaattaaattcttcttcttcttcttggtcTTCATCTTCCTCTTCACATGAGTAttcataatgttattattatatttattagacCTCATAATGACTCAGCGAATTGTCACTGCAACGATTTGGGACAACGTCACCTTGAAGTGCGAGCTGACAAAGTCCAAAGATGTCCTGCAGGTTACATGGCAGAAGCAGAATGGACAGTCAGCTGAAAACATCGCCACTTATAATAATCGCTTTGGAGCGAAAGTCTCTGACTCTTACAGGGAACGTGTGAGTTTTGTTGTCAAGGGATTACATGAATCTTCAATAGCCATCAGAGGAGTTTCTAGAGAAGACGAGGCTTGCTACAACTGTTTATTTAACTCGTATCCTGAAGGGGCCATCAAAGGGATTACCTGCATTGCTACGGTCTACGGTAATACTGtgtgtttaaatgtgtaatGCGCAGGTTCCTAGTTTTAGTTGTGTCAATTTTTACAATACATATACTCCAGTGTTGTCAATTCATATTACAGAAAATGCAGAAA
It includes:
- the LOC136751352 gene encoding OX-2 membrane glycoprotein isoform X2; the protein is MDCIILFFIGMVCILSKGCLSANVVATGDSKVALNGTASFSCTLPEADGVLQVTWQKMYADKSIESVATYSKRFGAKVLSPYQDRINFTKSDLNTSSITIQNVRFEDAAIYICSFNAYPEGSTRGQLSLSVYGISEVTAVTHHVPSVGTSSQKVVVICAATGLPAPQVKWSSTAGAVLTGQERVQRVNGIYTVTSNLTVDTSELADKYVDCVVSNSDLKEPISQRVSLEQMARTTPEPTEPSSKDSSFSIMAVSIGVVILVTVAICLLLWIKKKHRGGIWKQKLNPEEDMIIHENICNA
- the LOC136751352 gene encoding OX-2 membrane glycoprotein isoform X1, yielding MDCIILFFIGMVCILSKGCLSANVVATGDSKVALNGTASFSCTLPEADGVLQVTWQKMYADKSIESVATYSKRFGAKVLSPYQDRINFTKSDLNTSSITIQNVRFEDAAIYICSFNAYPEGSTRGQLSLSVYGISEVTAVTHHVPSVGTSSQKVVVICAATGLPAPQVKWSSTAGAVLTGQERVQRVNGIYTVTSNLTVDTSELADKYVDCVVSNSDLKEPISQRVSLEQMARTTPEPTEPSSKDSSFSIMAVSIGVVILVTVAICLLLWIKKKHRDACTELRNRTGTIGESCCFVVCSHETEAQHQNSIL